The Candoia aspera isolate rCanAsp1 chromosome 6, rCanAsp1.hap2, whole genome shotgun sequence genome has a segment encoding these proteins:
- the LOC134499503 gene encoding interferon-induced protein with tetratricopeptide repeats 5-like: protein KCLSFCFLLFCSFLSREGLKEILQQLECHFTWMLQKEDIDPDELEERIVEQIWFLSNKSKVRNYNLLAYVKFLNDQKDEALENLRKAEEAVPVAYPGEDEKESLVTWGNYAWVYYHLGDLTESQAYVKKVKSICKHHGSESPYKMELPQIDCEKGWAFLKFGGRYYEKAKESFEKARQKEPENPEFNLGYAITVYRLEDYYAKKCSGKGSSLGPLRLAVKLNPDDVFVVPLLALKLQETNKVKEGEKYIEEALRKYPDVPYVLRYAAKFYRKKGDVEASLQHLKKALSLTPNSGFLHHQVGICYRTQYFALKKEVSKGKFQSILKMNELNTLCISHFSKVVERKSKFVYAYIDLAQMYAEQGQLRKADETFQKVSATSSLTSTEKQEFHLNYGRFQEFHRKSPSEAIKHYLAGLKIEMESFPRDKCKYRLKNLVEKKIKNGERDAESLGNLGFIHQLNGEKQQALEAYEGALKIDPGNEEYFSAIMNLKFSL from the coding sequence AAATGTCtctcattttgtttccttttgttctgCAGCTTCCTCTCCCGGGAGGGTTTAAAGGAGATTCTCCAACAACTGGAATGCCATTTTACATGGATGTTGCAAAAGGAGGATATCGATCCCGATGAATTGGAGGAAAGGATTGTTGAGCAGATCTGGTTCTTAAGCAACAAATCCAAAGTCCGAAATTACAACCTGCTGGCCTATGTGAAATTCCTGAATGACCAGAAGGATGAAGCACTGGAGAACTTACGGAAAGCTGAAGAGGCTGTGCCCGTAGCGTACCCAGGGGAAGATGAAAAGGAGAGCCTGGTTACGTGGGGCAACTATGCCTGGGTGTACTACCACCTGGGCGATCTTACTGAATCCCAAGCCTATGTGAAGAAGGTCAAAAGCATTTGCAAGCATCATGGAAGCGAGTCTCCATATAAGATGGAGCTCCCCCAGATCGACTGTGAAAAGGGTTGGGCATTCCTAAAATTTGGAGGAAGGTACTACGAAAAGGCCAAGGAGAGCTTTGAAAAGGCACGGCAAAAAGAACCTGAAAACCCAGAATTTAACTTGGGCTATGCAATCACAGTATACCGCCTGGAAGATTATTACGCAAAAAAGTGTTCAGGGAAAGGGTCATCACTGGGACCTCTGCGGCTTGCAGTAAAACTGAATCCTGATGACGTATTTGTTGTTCCTCTCCTTGCATTAAAGctgcaagaaacaaacaaagtgaaggaaggagaaaagtacATTGAGGAAGCGCTTAGAAAATATCCTGATGTTCCTTATGTGTTAAGATACGCTGCCAAATTTTACAGGAAGAAAGGTGATGTAGAGGCATCGCTGCAACATTTGAAGAAAGCATTAAGCTTGACCCCCAACTCTGGATTCTTGCACCATCAGGTTGGGATTTGCTATAGGACACAGTACTTTGCATTGAAAAAAGAAGTGTCAAAAGGCAAATTCCAATCCATTCTAAAGATGAATGAACTGAATACGCTTTGCATTTCTCATTTTAGTAAAGTGGTGGAGCGTAAAAGCAAGTTTGTCTATGCTTATATTGACCTTGCTCAAATGTATGCAGAACAAGGACAGCTACGGAAAGCAGATGAAACCTTTCAGAAAGTATCTGCCACGAGCAGTCTAACTTCAACAGAGAAGCAAGAGTTCCATTTAAATTATGGGCGTTTTCAAGAATTTCACAGAAAATCACCATCGGAAGCTATCAAacactaccttgcagggctgaagATTGAAATGGAGTCTTTTCCGAGAGATAAATGCAAATATAGATTGAAGAATTTAgtggaaaagaaaatcaagaacGGTGAAAGAGATGCTGAGAGTTTGGGCAACCTTGGATTTATTCATCAACTCAACGGGGAAAAGCAACAAGCGTTGGAAGCCTATGAAGGAGCCTTGAAGATTGATCCTGGAAATGAAGAGTATTTCAGTGCTATCATGAACTTGAAGTTTTCTTTGTAA